Genomic segment of Anaeromusa acidaminophila DSM 3853:
CGCATAGCCGATATAGCAAACACTCTGGAAGTTGATCAGAAACTAGTGAGGAGATGGATTTTTCAGTACCAGTCAGAAGGTGAAGCTGGCTTAAAACCGCAGAAAAGTAATCGAGT
This window contains:
- a CDS encoding helix-turn-helix domain-containing protein, which produces MPHKEKVSATLKIDACKRYLAKSMRIADIANTLEVDQKLVRRWIFQYQSEGEAGLKPQKSNRV